Below is a genomic region from Myxococcus fulvus.
GCTGACGAGCGCCGAAATCGTCACGCTCATCACGGCGCTGGGCACGGGCATCGGTCCGGAGGACTACGACCCGGAGAAGGCGCGCTACCACCGCATCATCCTGATGACGGACGCCGACGTGGACGGCAGCCACATCCGCACGCTGCTGCTCACGTTCTTCTTCCGCCAGATGCCGGAGCTCTTGCAGAAGGGCTACCTCTACATCGCGCAGCCGCCGCTCTACAAAGTCACGCGCAACAAGAAGGACAAGTACGTCAAGGACCAGCGCGCGCTGGACGAGTACCTGCTGGGCATCGCCACGGAGCACGGGCGGGTGCTGACGCCCTCGGGCGAGGTGGGTGGCGCGGACCTGAAGGCGCTGCTCGAGAAGGTGATTACGTACGAGGAGCGGCTGGAGAAGCAGGCGAAGCGGCGCGACGCGCGGGTGGTGGACGCGGTGGTGCAGGGCGCGCGGCTGACGTCGGAGTCGCTGGGTGACGAGGCGGCGCTGGCGGAGGCGGTGAAGGGTGCGTACTCGGAGTTCGAGCGGCGCATGCCGGACGTGCTGGGCCGGGTGTCGCACGAGGTGGAGACGGACACGGAGAACGGGACGAAGAAGCTGGTGTTCCGCACGGACGTGAACGGCGCGATGCGGCCGACGGTGTTCGACCACGCGTTCCTGTCGTCGCCGGAGTACGTGGAGCTGGTGGCCCTGCGGGATGCGTTCAAGTCCCTGGGGGATGCGCCGTACAAGGTGAAGGTGGATGCCGGGACGGTGACGGCGTACTCGGTGCAGGAGGTCCACGCGGCGCTGCGCAAGGACGCGCAGAAGGGCCTGGGCCTGCAGCGCTACAAGGGTCTGGGCGAGATGAACCCGGAGCAGCTCTGGGACACGACGATGAATCCGCTCACGCGCACGCTGCTGCAGGTGCGGGTGGAGGACGCGGTGGAGAGCGACGAAATCTTCTCGCTGCTGATGGGCGAGGCGGTGGAGCCGCGACGCGAGTTCATCGAGCGCAACGCGCTGGACGTGCAGAACCTCGACATCTGATGCGGGCTCGCCCGGCGTGAAGCCGGGGATGCTCGTCCTCATGGGGCGCGGTGCCGGAACAGGCGCCGCGCCCCGTGTCGTTTCAGGGGCCCGTGGCGGGAAGCCGCCTCGGCCCGATTGGGGCGAGACGCCCAAGCCGTCTCGCCGCGTGGTGGCTTCGGCAGGCGAGCCTCCGAAGCTTCAGCGCCCACCACCGCCCGCGCCGCCACCGGGTCCACCGCGAGGTCCACCGCCCCGAGGAGGCTTGCCGCCGAACCCACCGTCACGGGGGCCGAGCGGACGCGCGGGCAGGGTGATGGCCTCGCCGTCGAGCGTGGCCTGTCCGCACTCCGGCCCGAACACCAGCGTGTTCGTGGTGCCCTCCTCATTCGTCCGCACCTGCGTACCGGCGATGGGCCACGCGCAGACGGACGGCGGCACCCGGACGATGCCCGTCAGCGTCACCGACGACGTGCTGCCATCCGCGAGCGTCGCGGTGAGCGTGCCGTTGCTGGTGCGCGTGGGCGTGTCCGCCTCCGCGTCGAAGCGCTCCTCCAGCGAGCCCGTGAGGTGCAGGCTGTCGAGCACCGCCCCCTCCGCGTCGAGGTGCGTGCGCGTCGTGTCGACGGTGACGGAGCGGCTGAGCGTCTGGCGAGCGCCAGGCACGCGCACGGACGTGGAGGCGATGCTGCCCGCCATCTTCGCGCTCAGGCCATCCTCCAGCGTGTGGGTGATTTCGTGCGTGGACTGCTGCTCGAAGCGCAGCGGCGCGTCCTCACCGCACGCCTCGACCGGAGCGATGGCCGTCACCACCTCCACCGTGCCCGAGGAGACCACGCCTGTGGCCTCACCGCGCTCGGAGTCCTCGGGCCTGGGGCCACCCCCGGGCGCGGGCGGTCGCTCCCATCCACAACCTCCGCCACGAGGCCCACGTGCGCGCGCCTCGCAGTCGGTCCAGGACAGGTGGAGCTCGGAGGGGAAGCTCTGACCGCAGACCTCCACCTCGGCGGTCTCCGGCGCGGCGTCGCACTGGAAGCCCTCGTGCTCCCAGCGACGCACTTCGAGCGGCAACCCCTCCAGGAACCGGGAGCCGAGGGGAACGTCCGCGGACTGCGCTTCGTTGATGGCTCCCGCGACGGCGACCACGGATTGCTGCTCGGTGGTGTCCTGCGTCTTCTCCGCGCCACAGCCCGCGCCAACCAGCGCGGCCGCCAACATGCCTGCCTTGAGCTTCATGGTGTCTCCCCGCAACACACGTCGAAGCGCGCGCCGGCCCCGCGCACGAACCTCAAGGTAGGGGACAAACCTTGCGCGGTTCTTAAGCCCAGGTTGACGCGGTGGCCCCACCCGAGGGACGCAATGGGCATGTACATCCCCCGCCACTTCGAGGAACGGGACGCGGAGCGTCTCCTGTCGCTGATGACGCGGCACGCCTTCGCCGTGCTGGTGACGATGGGTGAGGACGGCGCGCCCTTCGCCACGCACCTGCCGTTCCTCGTCGAGCGAGACGCGACGGGCGAGCTGCGACTGCTCGCGCACATGGCCTTGCCGAACCCGCAGTGGCGCGCGTTCCCCGCCGAGCGCGACGCGCTGGTCATCTTCCAGGGACCCCACGCCTACGTGTCGCCCACCTGGTACACGACGGGCTCCCAGGTGCCCACGTGGAACTACGCCACGGTGCACGCATACGGCCGGCCGCGCATCATCGAGTCGCGCGACGAGGTGCTGCGCATCCTGCGAGACACGGCGGCGCGCTACGAGTCCGGCAACGCTCAGCCGTGGACGATGGAGCAGTCCCAGGAGTACGTGAACCGGCTGCTCGGCGGCATCGTCGCGTTCGACCTCCGGGTGACGCGACTGGAGGGCAAGTTCAAGCTCAGCCAGAACAAGGGCGAGGCGGACCGCAAGGCCGTCATCTCGGCGCTGGAGCGGAGCCCTTTTCCGGGGGACGGAGAGCTGGCGGCGCTGATGCGCTCACGCGAGGAGCCTGGATAGACTCGTGGGCCCGGTGCCCTCCTCGGCTCCGCGCCCACGTGCCTTTCCCGTCTTGTCGAGCCGGGCCACGAGTACAGCGGGGCCCCGATAGCCCTTACGGCGGGAAGCTGTCATCTCGCCCCGCGCCCCTCGAAGCAGGGAGCGACAGGAACAGATTAGGCACTACGCCGAGGCCCGGGAATGCATCTCGCCGCCCCCCCGATGAACGGCTCCGGCTCATGCTCGCCGACCGGGAGGAGCACGGAGGGCTCGACCCGTCGCCTGCTACCCCGGGCCCACTACCGCTCCGAGCGGCGCGAGCCCTTGAGCGCGGCGGCGCGCTCCTTGCGAGTCATCGCGGTGGCATCGACGATGTCCACCTCGAGCGCGCCCTGGTTGTCCTCGCGCTTCATGTCCGGGAAGAAGCAGCGCAGGTCCTCGGTGTCGGTAATCTGGTAGCGCTTGCCCGTCTCGAGGATGCGATGCGTGGCGCGCACCGAGGCCGGCTCCGTGCCCCGCTCTACGCACAGCATCTGCTGGATGCGTCCATTCGCCCCGGGGCGCACCTCCGCGAAGTCGTCGCGCACCGTGAACAGGTACGTCGCGCGCGGATTCAGGCCGCGCAGCACCACCTGGTGCTCGGGCTTGAGCTGCACGGCGTGCTCCTTCGCGTCGAACGTGAACGAGCGCGGAGGCACATACGCGGACTGTCGGAGGTTCACGCGCACCGTGCCGCTGTTGTCCTCCGGCCCGTTGTCATCCACCGCGAACACATGCAGCTTGCGAGCGTTCTTGAGGGTCCGCGTGGACGCGCTCAACAACCCGAAGCTCGAGTCCGCCGGGCCCTCGCCCTCGATGAAGTACACCAGCGTCCCCGACGCGGTCCCCCGGCCCTCGGCCAGCGACGCGCTGCCCTGCGTCCACACCGAATAGGACAGCGAGGGGTTCAGGTCGATGGAGGCCGTCGAGTACTCGGGGATGGGCGCCGCGTTGTACTGGGGCCGCAGCACCAACAGCCGGGTGGGGTAGTCCACCTCATGGAGCGCCCGCCGCGACGCGCTCATCTTCTCGACGGCGGCCTGCTGCTCGACGGGCTTGCCCTCCGCCGCCACGGCGA
It encodes:
- a CDS encoding FMN-binding negative transcriptional regulator, which encodes MYIPRHFEERDAERLLSLMTRHAFAVLVTMGEDGAPFATHLPFLVERDATGELRLLAHMALPNPQWRAFPAERDALVIFQGPHAYVSPTWYTTGSQVPTWNYATVHAYGRPRIIESRDEVLRILRDTAARYESGNAQPWTMEQSQEYVNRLLGGIVAFDLRVTRLEGKFKLSQNKGEADRKAVISALERSPFPGDGELAALMRSREEPG